The Juglans regia cultivar Chandler chromosome 2, Walnut 2.0, whole genome shotgun sequence genome includes a window with the following:
- the LOC108984217 gene encoding heterodimeric geranylgeranyl pyrophosphate synthase small subunit, chloroplastic-like gives MAVALLLHHLLDGNQTVHFLSKSCACRRPFTLRPIRVTMSHNQSYWTSINGEIEAHLKQAIPLRPPLEVFEPMSHLVLSAPETTAPALCVAACELVGGHRDQSIATASALHLMYTASFVHEQLPLTDRPRPKSRPTIHHAYSPNIELLIPDAMVPFGFELLAKADDPTQTNSDRILRVMLEIARAMGSQGMVEGQYHELESSSQWDNAWIEHVCKKKDGGLHACAATCGAILGGGGEEEIEKLRRFGLYVGMIRGMSHGIGKKEKGLVRVVEELRNLALQELEEFEGGKLEAISSFVNA, from the coding sequence ATGGCTGTGgctctcctcctccaccacctccttGATGGCAATCAGACTGTTCATTTTCTGTCAAAATCATGTGCTTGCAGACGGCCATTCACTCTCAGGCCTATAAGGGTCACCATGTCCCATAACCAATCTTATTGGACCTCCATCAATGGTGAGATTGAGGCCCATCTCAAGCAAGCCATTCCGCTACGGCCTCCACTTGAAGTCTTCGAGCCCATGAGCCATTTGGTTTTATCAGCACCAGAAACCACTGCCCCGGCACTGTGTGTTGCCGCATGTGAGCTCGTCGGCGGCCATCGGGACCAATCCATAGCGACCGCCTCCGCACTCCACCTCATGTATACGGCCTCGTTCGTTCACGAGCAACTTCCATTAACGGATAGGCCCAGGCCCAAGTCCAGGCCCACGATCCACCATGCTTACAGCCCAAACATAGAGCTTCTCATCCCGGATGCTATGGTTCCTTTTGGGTTTGAGTTATTAGCTAAAGCAGACGACCCGACCCAAACTAACTCGGACCGTATCTTGAGGGTGATGCTGGAGATTGCACGTGCCATGGGTTCACAAGGAATGGTTGAGGGCCAATACCACGAATTGGAATCCTCTTCTCAATGGGACAATGCATGGATTGAGCATGTGTGCAAGAAGAAAGACGGCGGGTTACACGCATGCGCCGCCACGTGTGGGGCAATACTAGGAGGAGGAGGTGAGGAGGAAATAGAGAAGCTAAGGAGATTTGGTCTATATGTGGGGATGATAAGAGGGATGTCACATGGtattggaaaaaaagaaaaagggttaGTAAGAGTGGTTGAAGAGCTAAGAAATTTGGCACTTCAGGAATTGGAGGAATTCGAGGGAGGAAAACTCGAGGCAATTTCTAGCTTTGTTAATGCTTGA